The [Bacillus] selenitireducens MLS10 genome includes a region encoding these proteins:
- a CDS encoding TetR/AcrR family transcriptional regulator, with translation MNEAFFNLQSDKRKRIINAAMQEFVANGYTSASTNTIVKDAGISKGSLFHYFSNKKDLYLFLIDHTNIVIQDVYEAIDLEEPDLFKRLSKIGFAKMKIQQQYPQTFDFLTSVLNEPAEDVRQFAGEKLAAMQESGFNQLYVNVDWSLFKDTINVEKATEILNWTMMGFSEKYRNKLATFKDVGPELLEEWEDYAAILKNSYYKDHSQRRNGDESH, from the coding sequence TTGAACGAGGCTTTTTTTAACCTGCAATCAGACAAAAGGAAGCGGATTATCAATGCTGCGATGCAGGAATTCGTCGCGAATGGGTATACCAGTGCCTCCACCAACACGATAGTAAAAGATGCCGGTATTTCAAAAGGGTCGCTCTTTCATTATTTCTCGAATAAAAAAGACCTGTATCTCTTTCTGATTGACCATACGAACATCGTGATTCAGGACGTCTATGAAGCAATCGATCTTGAAGAACCTGACTTGTTTAAACGTCTCTCAAAAATTGGATTCGCTAAAATGAAGATCCAGCAACAGTATCCTCAGACCTTCGATTTCCTGACGTCTGTCCTAAATGAACCTGCCGAAGATGTGCGTCAGTTTGCCGGCGAAAAACTCGCCGCCATGCAGGAATCCGGTTTCAACCAGCTCTATGTCAACGTGGACTGGAGCCTGTTCAAAGATACGATCAATGTGGAAAAAGCCACTGAGATCCTGAACTGGACCATGATGGGCTTTTCAGAGAAATACCGAAATAAACTGGCCACCTTTAAAGACGTCGGCCCCGAACTCCTCGAGGAATGGGAGGACTATGCAGCAATTCTGAAAAACAGTTATTACAAGGATCACAGTCAAAGGAGAAATGGCGATGAATCTCATTAA
- a CDS encoding ABC transporter ATP-binding protein: MNLINVHNLHKSFGKVKALNGIHLEVNKGEIVGFIGPNGAGKSTAIRVLLGILRADSGQAQIFSQDVWEDAVEIHRNVAYVPGDVNLWPNMTGGEVIDLFIRLRGGKESGRREELIERFKLDPTKKCRTYSKGNRQKVALVAAFSTEADLYILDEPTSGLDPLMERVFQECVMEAKERGSSVLLSSHILSEVERLCDKVVIIRDGSIIESGTLDDLRHLTRNRFFVETRESLDGFDEVEGVHELTKEEDGWSFQVDNEYMEDVMHQLTPKGLLRLESMPPKLEDVFMRHYEGLSGGDD; the protein is encoded by the coding sequence ATGAATCTCATTAACGTACACAATTTGCACAAATCATTCGGCAAAGTCAAAGCACTGAACGGCATCCATCTTGAAGTAAACAAAGGGGAAATCGTCGGATTTATCGGTCCGAACGGTGCCGGAAAATCAACAGCAATCCGTGTGCTTCTCGGGATTCTCCGGGCTGATTCCGGACAGGCCCAAATCTTCAGTCAGGATGTGTGGGAAGACGCCGTTGAGATCCACCGAAACGTCGCCTATGTTCCAGGGGATGTCAACCTGTGGCCGAACATGACCGGTGGTGAAGTTATCGATCTTTTCATCCGTCTCCGGGGCGGAAAGGAAAGCGGACGTCGCGAAGAGCTGATTGAGCGGTTCAAGCTCGATCCGACGAAAAAATGTCGGACATATTCAAAAGGGAACCGGCAAAAAGTCGCCCTCGTTGCCGCTTTTTCCACAGAAGCCGATCTCTACATTCTCGATGAACCCACGTCAGGTCTTGATCCTCTGATGGAACGGGTTTTTCAGGAATGTGTCATGGAGGCCAAAGAACGGGGAAGCAGCGTACTGCTGTCGAGCCATATCCTCTCTGAAGTCGAGCGACTGTGCGATAAGGTCGTCATTATCCGCGACGGTTCCATTATCGAATCCGGTACCCTCGACGATTTGCGGCATTTGACACGAAACCGCTTCTTTGTTGAAACGAGGGAGTCCCTAGATGGATTCGATGAGGTTGAAGGCGTACATGAGCTGACGAAAGAAGAAGACGGCTGGTCATTCCAAGTGGACAATGAATATATGGAAGATGTTATGCATCAGCTTACACCAAAAGGTCTCCTCCGTCTTGAAAGCATGCCGCCAAAGCTCGAAGATGTCTTTATGCGTCATTATGAAGGGTTGTCAGGAGGGGATGACTGA